In Sulfurospirillum tamanense, the genomic stretch GTAGGTCAAGGTGGATTTTCTCTTCAGTGATGTCTTCAATGATGCCTTTGTAGCCATCTACGACGCCCTCACTGTCGTGGATGGGCATAACGGTATTTTTCATGTATTTGTCAAGAGTGTCGCAGTAAAACTCAAATGCAATGGATTCAAGGGTTCTGTCTTGGTGTAATGCCTCTAGCTGTGCGCGGAGTTCTTTTTTGTAAGAAGGCGATAAAAAAGGAAAATCATGGCTACCGATGATGTCTTGAGGCGAGAGATCAAAATACTCTTTGACTTTGGTGTTGATGTAGGTTATGTTGTATTTTGTGTCGGCAACCCAAATCAAGTAGAGAGAACTGTCTGCAACAAACCTAAAAAGTTTTTCATTTTTTTGGCTCTCTTGGGTGGCTAGTGCAATTTTTTGGTCCAGTAGGGCATTGGCTTCTTTGAGCATCTGGTTTCTTTCGTGGTTGCGAAATTCCCTGAGAAGTACACCAATGAGAAGTATTAAAAATAAAACACCAAGGGGAATAAGCACTGTTTTGTGTTGGGCGAAAAAGCCAATAGGTTTATTGATATAGCTTACATGTAAAAGACCTTTGGGAGTCTTGAGTGAAAAACGCTGCATCTCTTTGTAATCAAAAATAATTCCATCTTTGCCTATGTTTGTTTGGGTGGGGAGAGCGCTTGCCTCTTTGCCTTGCAAGACCTCCAAGGTGAGTGTTCCGGCTGTGTGCCCTTGGTTAAATCCGCTGACAATCACGCCACCTATAATCCCTTGGCCTAAAAAAAAGTCCCAAGACCCAAATACAGGAATGGTTGGGCCAAAGAGTCTTTTGATGATAGCGATACTCTCACTGTAGCTGAAAAAATTTCCTTTTTTGTCTCGGTTAAAAGCAAGGGCATAGACGAAAATATCCTCTTTGTGCTTGTGAATAAATGCTTCTAAATCTTGGGTTTCAAAGTCCCAGAAATAGTAAAAATCTAGCTCAGGGTTAAAGCGTTTTTCCACCTCTTTTATTTCTGTGCGAATGGTGTTGGCGGTGTAGGTATTGTCTAAAACGACTACCACTTTTTTACGTTTTGGAAATAGGTCTATAGCCAAGGCGAGTGTGCCATCATAATCAACCACTTCTTTGACGCCTGTGACGTGCGGAAGGTTTGATGCCATTTGGGGGTCAAAGTTATTGATACCGCAAAAGACAACTGGAGTATTAGGGAAAAGTTCGTGTTGGTAGTCATTGAGGAAGGCCAGTGCATCATTG encodes the following:
- a CDS encoding ABC transporter substrate binding protein encodes the protein MIARLIFLLFFTTTLFADKNVLVLHSYHHGLQWTDSISKGIIAAFESSEEKINIYFEYLDSKRNLESSFLERTFRYFLLKHNNTAFDAIIASDNDALAFLNDYQHELFPNTPVVFCGINNFDPQMASNLPHVTGVKEVVDYDGTLALAIDLFPKRKKVVVVLDNTYTANTIRTEIKEVEKRFNPELDFYYFWDFETQDLEAFIHKHKEDIFVYALAFNRDKKGNFFSYSESIAIIKRLFGPTIPVFGSWDFFLGQGIIGGVIVSGFNQGHTAGTLTLEVLQGKEASALPTQTNIGKDGIIFDYKEMQRFSLKTPKGLLHVSYINKPIGFFAQHKTVLIPLGVLFLILLIGVLLREFRNHERNQMLKEANALLDQKIALATQESQKNEKLFRFVADSSLYLIWVADTKYNITYINTKVKEYFDLSPQDIIGSHDFPFLSPSYKKELRAQLEALHQDRTLESIAFEFYCDTLDKYMKNTVMPIHDSEGVVDGYKGIIEDITEEKIHLDLLEEAAQTDALTGLLNRSTLEVNYLNLLQKMRLSQEESCLMMIDIDHFKEINDCAGHLMGDNVLKRLAQYLKAYFRKSDLIFRYGGEEFVVLLPDISQKDAYTSAQTLKAKVSEEPFEGIISSLTISIGLTVISKDDSVLMETIAKADKALYRAKKNGRNRVEAFDG